A section of the Amycolatopsis sp. AA4 genome encodes:
- a CDS encoding response regulator transcription factor, with translation MSDDQPIRVVLCDDHAMVRAGLRALLAGAGGIEVVGEASTGQEAINLAAALRPDVVLMDLQLGDGMDGVEAIRRLRAAAEPPRVLVLTTYDTDADITRSIEAGATGYLLKAESADELYAAIRAAAAGRTALSAPVADRMMAQLRAPRPALTDRERDILEQLAQGLGNREIARRLFISEATVKTHLGRIYEKLGVDTRAGAVAVAKEQRLLS, from the coding sequence GTGTCTGACGATCAGCCCATCCGCGTCGTGCTCTGCGACGATCACGCCATGGTCCGCGCTGGCTTGCGGGCGTTGCTGGCCGGTGCGGGAGGGATCGAGGTCGTCGGCGAGGCCTCGACCGGGCAGGAAGCGATCAACCTCGCCGCGGCGCTGCGGCCGGATGTGGTGTTGATGGATTTGCAGCTCGGCGACGGAATGGACGGGGTGGAGGCGATTCGGCGGCTTCGCGCCGCTGCCGAGCCGCCTCGGGTGTTGGTGCTGACCACCTATGACACTGACGCGGACATCACGCGGTCTATCGAGGCTGGGGCGACCGGGTATTTGCTGAAGGCCGAGTCCGCGGACGAGTTGTACGCGGCGATCCGGGCGGCCGCGGCTGGGCGGACCGCGCTGTCGGCTCCGGTGGCGGACCGGATGATGGCGCAGTTGCGCGCGCCTCGGCCCGCGTTGACCGACCGCGAGCGCGACATTCTCGAGCAACTCGCGCAGGGGCTGGGGAATCGGGAGATCGCCCGTCGGCTGTTCATCAGCGAGGCGACGGTGAAGACGCATTTGGGGCGGATATACGAGAAGCTCGGCGTAGATACGCGGGCTGGGGCCGTTGCGGTGGCCAAGGAGCAGCGGTTGTTGTCTTGA
- a CDS encoding sensor histidine kinase translates to MTDRDGRWLAATMHTAFFLLLVASIVRFLDHHHGEPAAPWVIALTGCLAAVYAVGLVLRVTGPEQVTVPYLAWLTVVTVLWVVLVLLAPSFAWCAVPLFVTGLRTLPTRPALVLVTLVTALVVISQNRLSTGFDPNLTIVPVAVAAVTAAVITYLRRQAVRLRETERRAGMLDERQRLSREIHDALAQGLSSQAMLLQAADRAWDNPDLAREHLHAAQQIGTRNLAEARGLVQDLAPADLDGHSVEEALRNVAEREPQPVRVQVDGPARPLPSRVQSTLVRIAQGALANAREHADASGVALTLTYLDDEVVLDITDDGRGFDPAAPSTDGRGHGLPAMRARATQLGGRLTVESAPGQGTAISVAIPLGQPRV, encoded by the coding sequence ATGACCGATCGGGACGGGCGGTGGCTCGCCGCGACCATGCACACAGCGTTCTTTCTGCTGCTGGTCGCGTCGATCGTGCGCTTCCTCGACCACCACCACGGCGAACCGGCCGCACCCTGGGTGATCGCGCTGACCGGCTGCCTGGCCGCGGTCTACGCGGTCGGCCTGGTACTGAGAGTGACCGGCCCCGAGCAGGTGACCGTGCCGTATCTGGCCTGGCTGACCGTCGTGACCGTGCTGTGGGTGGTGCTCGTCCTGCTCGCGCCGAGCTTCGCGTGGTGCGCGGTTCCGCTGTTCGTCACCGGACTCCGCACGCTGCCCACCAGACCCGCGTTGGTGCTGGTCACGCTGGTGACCGCGCTGGTGGTGATCTCGCAAAACCGGCTCTCGACCGGCTTCGACCCGAACCTGACGATCGTGCCGGTGGCCGTCGCGGCCGTGACTGCGGCGGTGATCACGTACCTGCGGCGCCAGGCGGTGCGGCTGCGGGAAACCGAGCGTCGCGCCGGGATGCTGGACGAACGCCAACGGCTGTCGCGGGAGATCCACGACGCCCTCGCGCAAGGTCTGTCCAGCCAGGCGATGCTGCTCCAGGCCGCCGATCGCGCTTGGGACAACCCGGACCTGGCTCGGGAGCATTTGCATGCGGCACAACAGATCGGCACGCGGAATCTGGCCGAAGCCCGCGGTCTCGTGCAGGATCTGGCCCCCGCCGACCTCGACGGACACTCGGTCGAGGAAGCCCTGCGGAACGTCGCCGAACGGGAGCCGCAGCCGGTGCGCGTCCAGGTCGACGGGCCGGCGCGGCCGTTGCCCAGCCGAGTGCAGTCCACGTTGGTGCGCATCGCGCAGGGTGCGCTGGCGAACGCGCGCGAACACGCCGACGCCTCGGGAGTGGCGCTGACCCTCACCTACCTAGACGATGAGGTCGTGCTGGACATCACCGACGACGGCCGCGGTTTCGACCCGGCCGCCCCGAGCACCGACGGCCGCGGCCACGGCCTGCCCGCCATGCGCGCGCGAGCGACGCAGCTCGGCGGCCGGTTGACCGTCGAATCCGCGCCCGGGCAGGGTACGGCTATTTCGGTCGCGATTCCGTTGGGGCAGCCCCGTGTCTGA
- a CDS encoding DUF397 domain-containing protein, translating to MSSYDPNTVSSSLDDAAWQRPSACGGNGGDCVEINLSDPDVVAVRDSKIGRSPALVFDNREWAAFAGALREGQFDR from the coding sequence ATGAGTTCCTACGATCCGAACACCGTGAGTTCTTCGCTCGACGACGCGGCCTGGCAGCGGCCGTCGGCGTGCGGCGGCAACGGCGGCGACTGCGTAGAGATCAATCTCAGCGACCCCGACGTCGTCGCGGTGCGGGATTCCAAGATCGGCCGTTCTCCCGCGCTCGTCTTCGACAATCGGGAATGGGCGGCATTCGCCGGAGCGCTGCGCGAGGGACAGTTCGACCGCTGA
- a CDS encoding cytochrome P450 — MDTTAIPHRPGRLPVIGDLLGASFRTPLQGTMRAGEKLGPIFTRKFFGLEIVFVTGIDLVTELNDETKFGKHVGLGVERLRAVAGDGLFTAHTREPNWRLAHDILQPAFSAESMRRYHATMLEVAGELTAAWDRATGPVDVAADMTRLTLETIGLAGFGYRFGSFERAEPHPFVTAMIRALRFAQLENVKVPFVRYALAGSAAQNRADIATMTDLVDEVIETRRREGGEVRDLLGLMLAEGHPETGEQLDPVNIRNQAITFVVAGHETTSGALSFALYYLTRHPELLAKARAEVDAVWGDREPAFGDVAKLRYVRRVLDEAMRLWPTAPGYSREAREDLVLGGKYPMRKGDSVIVPLPMLHRDPAVWGPDPEKFDPDRFEPAAVRKRPAQAYKPFGTGERACIGRQFALHEAVLALGIMLQRYDFEADPAYELKIVESLTLKPSGFTVRPRLRERAAVLTS, encoded by the coding sequence TTGGACACCACCGCGATTCCGCACCGGCCGGGTCGGCTGCCCGTCATCGGCGACCTGCTCGGGGCCAGTTTTCGTACGCCGCTGCAGGGCACCATGCGGGCGGGCGAGAAGCTCGGGCCGATCTTCACGCGCAAGTTCTTCGGTCTCGAGATCGTGTTCGTCACCGGGATCGACCTGGTCACGGAGCTGAACGACGAGACGAAGTTCGGCAAGCACGTCGGGCTCGGCGTGGAGCGGTTGCGCGCGGTCGCGGGGGACGGGTTGTTCACGGCGCACACCCGGGAGCCCAATTGGCGGCTGGCCCACGACATCCTCCAGCCCGCGTTCTCCGCCGAGTCGATGCGCCGCTACCACGCGACGATGCTCGAGGTCGCCGGCGAGCTGACCGCGGCGTGGGACCGGGCGACCGGTCCGGTCGACGTCGCTGCCGACATGACGCGGCTGACGCTCGAGACGATCGGCCTCGCCGGGTTCGGCTACCGGTTCGGGTCGTTCGAGCGGGCGGAACCGCATCCGTTCGTCACCGCGATGATCCGGGCGTTGCGGTTCGCGCAGCTGGAGAACGTCAAGGTGCCGTTCGTGCGGTATGCGCTGGCTGGGTCGGCGGCGCAGAACCGGGCCGACATCGCGACCATGACGGACCTGGTCGACGAGGTCATCGAGACGCGCCGCAGGGAAGGCGGCGAAGTCCGTGATCTGCTCGGATTGATGCTGGCCGAGGGGCATCCGGAGACGGGCGAGCAGCTCGATCCGGTGAACATTCGCAATCAGGCCATCACTTTCGTCGTCGCGGGGCACGAGACGACGTCTGGTGCGCTGTCGTTCGCGTTGTACTACCTCACGCGGCATCCGGAATTGCTGGCGAAGGCGCGCGCCGAGGTCGACGCCGTGTGGGGCGATCGCGAACCGGCTTTCGGCGACGTCGCGAAGCTGCGCTACGTCCGTCGCGTGCTCGACGAGGCGATGCGGCTGTGGCCGACCGCGCCCGGCTACTCCCGGGAAGCCCGCGAGGATCTGGTGCTGGGCGGAAAGTACCCGATGCGCAAGGGCGATTCGGTCATCGTGCCGCTGCCGATGCTCCACCGCGACCCGGCCGTGTGGGGGCCCGATCCGGAGAAGTTCGACCCGGACCGCTTCGAGCCGGCGGCGGTGCGGAAGCGGCCGGCTCAGGCTTACAAACCGTTCGGCACCGGGGAGCGCGCGTGCATCGGCCGCCAGTTCGCGTTGCACGAGGCGGTGCTGGCGCTGGGGATCATGCTGCAGCGCTACGACTTCGAGGCAGACCCGGCGTACGAGCTGAAGATCGTGGAATCGCTGACGCTCAAGCCGAGCGGGTTCACCGTCAGGCCGCGGCTCCGCGAGCGGGCAGCGGTGCTGACCAGCTGA
- a CDS encoding helix-turn-helix domain-containing protein, which produces MTAGPLGDFLHARRARLRPSDVGLRDVGPRRRVARLRREELAHLAGVSVSYYTRLEQGLSRGASAEVLDAIARALQLDTHERAHLDRLADAARRTPQPRRPRPEKLADETRDLLRALDSVPALVLGRRTDVLAWNTLGHALLAGHLDLAQRPNLSRMLFLDPHCRELYADWKRKARAVVGNLRITVGKHPDDPLLAELIGELTMKSPEFVSLWQDHRVGPCDADAYELRHPLVGRVTVTQQTLSVARSPEQVLIVCTTPAGSPSEEALTLLRQVSARESAADATVAAPN; this is translated from the coding sequence ATGACGGCTGGACCGCTGGGAGACTTCCTGCACGCACGACGCGCCCGGCTGCGCCCCTCGGACGTCGGCCTCCGGGACGTCGGTCCGCGCCGGCGGGTCGCGCGCCTGCGGAGGGAAGAACTGGCGCACCTGGCCGGCGTCAGCGTCTCGTACTACACGCGGCTCGAGCAGGGCCTCTCCCGCGGCGCGTCGGCCGAAGTGCTCGACGCGATCGCCCGCGCCCTGCAACTGGACACCCACGAACGCGCCCACCTGGACCGCCTCGCTGACGCAGCCCGTCGCACGCCCCAGCCGCGCCGTCCGCGCCCGGAGAAGCTGGCCGACGAAACGCGCGACCTCCTCCGCGCGCTCGACAGCGTCCCGGCGCTGGTGCTGGGCCGCCGGACGGACGTACTGGCGTGGAACACCCTCGGGCACGCCCTGCTGGCCGGCCACCTGGACCTCGCCCAGCGCCCCAACCTGAGCCGGATGCTGTTCCTGGACCCGCACTGCCGCGAGCTGTACGCGGATTGGAAACGCAAAGCCCGCGCAGTGGTCGGCAACCTGCGCATCACCGTCGGCAAACACCCGGACGACCCGCTGCTGGCCGAGCTGATCGGCGAGCTGACGATGAAGAGCCCGGAATTCGTCTCGCTGTGGCAGGACCACCGGGTGGGCCCGTGCGACGCCGATGCATACGAGCTGCGGCATCCGCTGGTCGGCCGCGTGACGGTGACTCAGCAGACGCTGTCGGTGGCCCGGTCGCCGGAGCAGGTGCTGATCGTGTGCACAACTCCGGCGGGCTCGCCTTCGGAGGAGGCGCTGACCTTGCTTCGGCAGGTCAGTGCCCGGGAGTCAGCCGCGGACGCAACGGTGGCCGCGCCGAACTGA
- a CDS encoding heme-binding protein, with protein sequence MKNFTAKTRIATVVGGLAVIGAATTGALAANAATPAAPAAAPAQAAPKGLVQTTHLSIAAAQKAAQAALDAAQKAGQKVSVAVVDRDGNTIVTLRGDGAGPQSYSSAEEKAFTAVSWNAKTSELTGRLQQTPTLKDIKGTLFLAGAVPVDANNAPIAAVGVAGAPSGAQDETFAQAGVDALGK encoded by the coding sequence ATGAAGAACTTCACCGCCAAGACCCGTATCGCCACCGTCGTCGGCGGGCTCGCCGTGATCGGAGCCGCCACGACCGGCGCGCTGGCCGCGAACGCCGCCACTCCGGCCGCCCCCGCCGCGGCTCCCGCGCAGGCCGCGCCGAAGGGGCTGGTCCAGACCACGCACCTGTCGATCGCCGCCGCGCAGAAGGCCGCGCAGGCCGCGCTCGACGCCGCCCAGAAGGCCGGGCAGAAGGTGTCGGTCGCGGTGGTCGACCGCGACGGCAACACCATCGTGACGCTGCGCGGCGACGGCGCGGGCCCGCAGTCGTACTCGTCGGCCGAGGAGAAGGCGTTCACCGCGGTTTCGTGGAACGCGAAGACCTCGGAGCTGACCGGCCGGCTGCAGCAGACGCCGACCCTCAAGGACATCAAGGGCACCCTGTTCCTCGCCGGAGCGGTCCCGGTGGACGCGAACAACGCCCCGATCGCGGCGGTCGGCGTGGCCGGTGCGCCGTCGGGCGCGCAGGACGAGACCTTCGCCCAGGCCGGGGTGGACGCGCTCGGCAAGTAA
- a CDS encoding Scr1 family TA system antitoxin-like transcriptional regulator — protein sequence MSRLSVEAQLVELGKILVAARVERGLTQGELGDALGYTQPNISKMERGKTRIHPHLLDKWITVLEIDSAEAERMRRYNLAARADRVWNARRLAASPAWFHPVFEAEQEAAIVLKWTGERISGMLQTEDYMMEQFQAYGRTDVTDAVHERKLRAKLLDDHPERTYKFILSESAVHRLTRAQTDNPYVALGQVRHLLNLARNYPAATIRFVPFAGGPLHVGPDFTILQFVNSALDRSFAETSNGVQSFLNDTETYETDLQSWESLSSVALSAEESAILLEEAEADLLSTRPPAGRGPGKPLR from the coding sequence GTGAGCCGGCTTTCCGTCGAGGCCCAGCTGGTCGAACTGGGCAAAATTCTCGTCGCCGCCCGCGTCGAACGCGGGCTGACCCAGGGCGAACTCGGCGACGCCCTCGGCTACACGCAGCCGAACATCAGCAAGATGGAACGCGGCAAGACGCGGATCCACCCGCATTTGCTCGACAAATGGATCACCGTCCTGGAGATCGATTCCGCCGAGGCGGAGCGGATGCGGCGGTACAACCTGGCCGCCCGCGCCGACCGGGTGTGGAACGCCCGCCGCCTGGCGGCCAGCCCGGCGTGGTTCCATCCGGTGTTCGAGGCCGAGCAGGAGGCCGCGATCGTCCTGAAGTGGACCGGCGAGCGCATCAGCGGGATGCTGCAGACCGAGGACTACATGATGGAGCAGTTCCAGGCGTACGGCCGCACGGACGTGACCGACGCCGTGCACGAGCGCAAACTGCGGGCCAAGCTCCTCGACGACCACCCGGAGCGGACGTACAAGTTCATCCTCAGCGAAAGCGCGGTCCACCGGCTGACGCGAGCGCAGACAGACAATCCGTACGTCGCGCTCGGCCAGGTCCGGCATCTGCTGAACCTCGCCCGCAACTATCCCGCGGCGACGATCCGGTTCGTGCCGTTCGCCGGGGGCCCGTTGCACGTCGGCCCCGATTTCACGATTTTGCAGTTCGTCAACAGCGCCCTGGACCGTTCGTTCGCCGAAACGTCGAACGGCGTCCAGTCTTTCTTGAACGACACCGAAACCTACGAAACGGATCTGCAATCGTGGGAATCCCTTTCGAGTGTCGCTCTTTCGGCGGAGGAATCGGCGATTCTGCTCGAAGAGGCCGAAGCGGATCTGCTCAGCACCCGTCCGCCCGCTGGTCGAGGGCCGGGAAAGCCGCTACGCTGA
- a CDS encoding TetR/AcrR family transcriptional regulator, translating into MSHAAEPETPVEHPGAYRSRFTGALESLLAEKRFPKITIGDLVGRAHTSRRGFYEQFDSKEACLLALLKEAAETGSAQVSAAVDRTAPWQTQLRQLVTAWTGVVDARPAVMLSYLRDVPLLDAPISADLNHDAYVNVVRAISAGTEFQKSGGAPLSRARALILFGGLEKLAEDALRHGGTAHEHIEEAVRAAILLAAQ; encoded by the coding sequence GTGTCACACGCTGCAGAGCCGGAAACGCCCGTCGAGCATCCCGGCGCCTACCGGAGCCGCTTCACCGGAGCGCTGGAGTCGCTGCTGGCGGAAAAACGCTTCCCGAAGATCACGATCGGCGACCTCGTCGGCCGGGCGCACACGTCCCGCCGCGGCTTCTACGAGCAGTTCGACTCCAAAGAAGCCTGCCTGCTCGCGCTGCTCAAGGAAGCGGCCGAAACCGGATCCGCACAGGTCTCCGCCGCGGTCGACCGCACCGCGCCCTGGCAAACCCAGCTCCGCCAGCTCGTCACGGCGTGGACCGGCGTCGTCGACGCCCGGCCGGCCGTCATGCTGAGCTACCTCCGCGACGTACCGCTGCTGGACGCCCCGATCTCCGCCGACCTGAACCACGACGCGTACGTCAACGTCGTACGCGCCATCTCGGCGGGCACCGAATTCCAGAAGTCCGGCGGCGCTCCGCTGTCCCGTGCCCGTGCGCTGATCCTGTTCGGAGGGCTGGAAAAACTCGCCGAAGACGCGCTGCGCCACGGTGGGACGGCGCACGAGCACATCGAGGAAGCGGTCCGGGCCGCGATTCTCCTTGCGGCACAGTGA
- a CDS encoding NUDIX hydrolase yields the protein MNYIAELRALVGTRPLILPGTSVLIADERGRLLLVFREESQDWGLPGGFLDPGESYEDAGRREVREEIGLVVRDLELFGVYSGPEYFYRYPHGDEVHNVTAAFTATVENTEVAVDGDEITGYEFFELDRLPDDIIAPERPIVEDYAKRFGGAGPKR from the coding sequence ATGAACTACATCGCCGAACTGCGCGCACTGGTCGGCACCCGTCCGCTGATCCTGCCCGGAACGTCAGTGCTGATCGCCGACGAACGCGGCCGGTTGCTGCTGGTGTTCCGCGAGGAGAGCCAGGACTGGGGGCTGCCCGGCGGATTCCTCGATCCCGGCGAGTCCTATGAGGACGCCGGCCGCCGCGAGGTGCGCGAGGAAATCGGCCTGGTGGTGCGGGATCTCGAACTGTTCGGCGTCTACTCCGGACCGGAGTACTTCTACCGGTACCCGCACGGCGACGAGGTCCACAACGTGACCGCCGCGTTCACCGCGACCGTCGAGAACACCGAGGTCGCGGTGGACGGCGACGAGATCACCGGCTACGAGTTCTTCGAGCTGGACCGGCTTCCGGACGACATCATCGCTCCGGAAAGGCCGATCGTCGAGGACTACGCGAAGCGGTTCGGCGGAGCGGGACCGAAGCGCTGA
- a CDS encoding MBL fold metallo-hydrolase, which produces MDEIMLGDVTVTRVKEFCGSVEMGPDQFFPDSPPGSWEEHRGWLAPDFWDPETGECRSAIQSWLLRSEGRTILVDTGVGNHKDRPYAPVWSRLDTGYLDRLAAVGISPEDVDVVINTHLHIDHVGWNTRLDGRTWVPTFPNATYLMPSRDFEFWDPANENESVLGRGNQNVFEDSVAPVREAGQVQLWDGTYRIDRNLRLDLAPGHTPGSSVLTLDSGGDRALFVGDLVHTPLQIAEPETNSCFCEDPAEARATRRMLLGRAAEDNALLFPAHFPGSGAAEVERHGAKFAIKKWAGFSRIS; this is translated from the coding sequence ATGGACGAGATCATGCTGGGCGACGTCACGGTCACCCGCGTCAAGGAGTTCTGCGGTTCGGTCGAGATGGGCCCGGACCAGTTCTTCCCGGACAGCCCGCCGGGCTCGTGGGAGGAGCATCGCGGCTGGCTGGCCCCCGATTTCTGGGACCCGGAGACCGGCGAATGCCGATCGGCGATCCAGTCCTGGCTGCTGCGCAGCGAGGGCCGCACGATCCTCGTCGACACCGGCGTCGGCAACCACAAGGACCGGCCGTACGCGCCGGTGTGGAGCCGCCTCGACACCGGCTACCTCGACCGCCTCGCGGCCGTTGGTATCTCACCCGAAGACGTTGATGTCGTGATCAACACCCACTTGCATATCGATCACGTCGGCTGGAATACCCGCCTCGACGGCCGCACCTGGGTGCCGACCTTCCCGAACGCCACGTACCTGATGCCGTCGCGGGACTTCGAGTTCTGGGACCCGGCCAACGAGAACGAGTCCGTGCTCGGTCGCGGGAACCAGAACGTCTTCGAGGACAGCGTCGCTCCGGTGCGGGAGGCGGGACAGGTCCAGCTGTGGGACGGGACGTACCGGATCGACCGGAACCTGCGGCTCGACCTCGCGCCCGGGCACACTCCCGGTTCGTCGGTGCTGACGCTGGACTCCGGCGGCGACCGGGCGCTGTTCGTCGGCGATCTGGTGCACACGCCGCTGCAGATCGCGGAGCCGGAGACCAACTCCTGCTTCTGCGAGGACCCGGCCGAGGCGCGGGCCACCCGGCGCATGCTGCTCGGCCGGGCTGCCGAGGACAACGCGCTGCTCTTCCCGGCGCACTTTCCCGGGTCGGGCGCGGCGGAGGTCGAGCGGCACGGGGCGAAGTTCGCGATCAAGAAGTGGGCCGGGTTCTCCCGGATCTCCTGA
- a CDS encoding carboxylesterase/lipase family protein, with amino-acid sequence MSQQENPVVETAMGAVRGLRDAAGEWYRAIPYAAAPIGPGRFAPPAPHPGWSGVRDGTQPSPTAPQPVRDFGRLDLSPYFGPGWVRGEEYLTVDVRTPAADAGNRPVMVFVHGGGFVTGSTRAALYDGSAFARDGIVLVTVNYRLGIPGFLALEGAPDNRGLLDVVAALRWVRDSIAAFGGDPSKVTLFGQSAGATLTGALLATPESTGLFRRVIVQSGSGTGAFTPEQAQRVTTAAAAALGVEPTAAAFGDISDERFLDILPALAGLDLRTATAADPLAGLSSFSLVLPVQPADSLVGDVDLMLGTNTEEGRLYLVPQGKPDAAAEQLGELLFGAGTARMARAHAEISAGRTYVYSFGFRSTALDGRLGAAHTVELPFVFDLADEPWLHGDTGLLGPDAAPVGLAEEVHGAWVAFARDGSPGWAAYDPGRPEVCRFGP; translated from the coding sequence GTGTCTCAGCAGGAAAATCCGGTAGTCGAGACTGCGATGGGAGCCGTCCGCGGTCTCCGCGACGCGGCAGGCGAGTGGTACCGGGCCATTCCCTACGCGGCGGCCCCGATCGGACCCGGCCGGTTTGCTCCGCCCGCGCCGCATCCTGGCTGGTCCGGAGTCCGCGACGGCACCCAGCCCTCGCCGACTGCCCCGCAGCCGGTGCGCGACTTCGGACGCCTCGACCTGAGCCCCTATTTCGGACCGGGCTGGGTTCGCGGCGAGGAATACCTGACGGTCGACGTCCGCACCCCAGCCGCGGACGCGGGCAACCGTCCAGTGATGGTCTTCGTGCACGGCGGCGGGTTCGTCACTGGTTCGACTCGTGCCGCGCTCTACGACGGCAGTGCGTTCGCCCGTGACGGCATCGTGCTCGTGACGGTGAACTACCGGCTCGGCATCCCCGGTTTCCTTGCCTTGGAAGGTGCTCCGGACAATCGTGGGTTGCTCGACGTCGTTGCCGCGCTTCGGTGGGTGCGGGATTCGATCGCCGCGTTCGGAGGGGATCCGTCGAAGGTCACGTTGTTCGGGCAATCCGCGGGGGCCACGTTGACCGGTGCGCTGCTCGCCACTCCGGAGTCGACCGGACTGTTTCGGCGCGTGATTGTCCAAAGTGGAAGCGGCACGGGTGCGTTCACTCCGGAGCAGGCGCAACGGGTCACTACCGCGGCGGCTGCGGCATTGGGCGTTGAACCGACTGCCGCGGCGTTCGGTGATATCTCAGACGAACGGTTCTTGGATATCTTGCCCGCGCTGGCAGGACTGGACCTGCGCACCGCCACCGCCGCGGATCCGCTTGCCGGGCTCAGCTCGTTCAGCCTGGTGCTGCCGGTGCAGCCCGCGGACAGTCTGGTCGGCGACGTCGACCTGATGCTCGGCACGAACACCGAGGAGGGGCGGCTTTACCTGGTGCCGCAGGGTAAACCGGATGCGGCCGCCGAACAGTTGGGCGAGTTGCTGTTCGGGGCGGGCACCGCTCGGATGGCACGGGCGCACGCTGAGATCTCAGCCGGGCGTACTTATGTCTATTCGTTCGGCTTCCGCTCGACCGCGCTGGACGGTCGGCTCGGTGCGGCGCACACCGTCGAGCTGCCGTTCGTCTTCGATCTCGCGGACGAACCGTGGTTGCACGGCGACACTGGCCTGTTGGGTCCCGATGCCGCTCCGGTGGGTCTCGCGGAGGAGGTGCATGGTGCGTGGGTGGCGTTCGCGCGGGACGGGAGTCCGGGCTGGGCGGCGTACGACCCGGGGCGGCCCGAGGTGTGTCGGTTCGGCCCCTGA
- a CDS encoding MFS transporter — MGDGGFSPAFRSCSFYARPVHSQNIRGSVVWFASLAAALGTAAIYPLQPAIAEVGSALGASLGAVGVALACGPVGYLCGLALLVPLVDQFPPRYVLSAQFGALAVALGLNAVVGQVWLLALVLGVLGACSSVGAGLSSVTARLASPDRRATALGIVTAGISAGILAGRIVGGWLSDLIGWRAMLGVFAAGCAVVAVAVLFVLPPAAGANNRGYLATLRSIPGLYRRYPVLRLAAVRGTLWFFAFCAVWSGIAVALSKPPFSYSAEHIGTYAFAGVLGIFATRIAGAWTDRVGARRVILCGLSLAGAASAVLAFALPSTVSTLLCLALFDAGLFAAQVANQSTVLAIEPSAPARFNSAYMVVYFAGGSLGTAFGATAAERMGWPVTVLSTAAVLAGAAVVTLVHRARVDAVSVQVS; from the coding sequence ATGGGTGACGGCGGTTTCTCGCCAGCTTTCCGGTCCTGTTCTTTCTACGCTCGGCCTGTGCATTCACAGAACATTCGCGGCTCTGTCGTCTGGTTCGCCTCGCTCGCTGCCGCATTGGGCACCGCCGCCATTTACCCGTTGCAGCCCGCGATCGCCGAGGTCGGCAGCGCGCTCGGCGCGTCGCTCGGCGCGGTCGGCGTCGCACTCGCGTGCGGGCCGGTCGGCTACCTGTGCGGACTCGCGCTGCTGGTGCCGCTCGTCGACCAGTTTCCGCCGCGCTACGTCCTGTCCGCGCAGTTCGGCGCGCTCGCCGTCGCGCTGGGACTGAACGCGGTCGTCGGCCAGGTGTGGCTGCTCGCCCTGGTGCTCGGCGTGCTGGGCGCGTGCTCGTCGGTCGGGGCCGGGCTGAGTTCGGTGACCGCCCGGCTGGCGAGCCCGGACCGGCGGGCCACTGCGCTGGGAATCGTCACCGCTGGTATCTCAGCGGGCATCCTCGCGGGCCGGATCGTCGGCGGCTGGCTGTCCGACCTGATCGGCTGGCGCGCGATGCTGGGCGTTTTCGCCGCCGGATGCGCGGTGGTCGCGGTCGCGGTGCTGTTCGTGCTCCCTCCGGCAGCCGGTGCGAACAACCGGGGCTACCTCGCCACATTGCGCTCGATTCCCGGGCTATACCGGCGATATCCGGTACTGCGCCTCGCGGCGGTCCGGGGCACGCTCTGGTTCTTCGCGTTCTGCGCGGTGTGGTCCGGAATCGCGGTCGCGCTGTCGAAGCCGCCTTTTTCGTACTCCGCCGAGCACATCGGCACGTACGCTTTCGCTGGCGTCCTGGGAATTTTCGCTACCCGAATCGCCGGTGCGTGGACCGATCGCGTGGGGGCGCGCCGGGTCATTCTCTGCGGGCTGAGCCTTGCCGGTGCCGCGAGTGCGGTGCTTGCTTTTGCCTTGCCCAGCACCGTTTCGACGTTGCTCTGCCTGGCCCTGTTCGACGCGGGTCTTTTCGCTGCCCAAGTCGCGAACCAGAGCACGGTGCTGGCGATCGAGCCCAGCGCACCGGCGCGGTTCAACAGCGCTTACATGGTCGTGTATTTCGCTGGTGGAAGCCTCGGCACCGCGTTCGGTGCTACGGCGGCTGAGCGGATGGGCTGGCCGGTGACCGTATTGAGCACCGCGGCGGTGCTCGCGGGCGCGGCTGTGGTCACTCTGGTCCACCGGGCGCGGGTGGATGCGGTATCAGTTCAGGTGAGTTGA